In a genomic window of Streptomyces katrae:
- a CDS encoding DoxX family protein: protein MNRTDVPSGVRSTPWRELASRHALLPLRIFLGLTFVYAGLDKLTTPGFFAASGSGSIGEQMHGVRDTAAIPALVDLTLKAPAGFGYAIALGELLVGLGVLAGLLTRIAAAGGALISLSLWLTVSWAVTPYYYGNDLVYLMAWIPLVLAGAPYWSLDRLIRSRRSRRTA from the coding sequence GTGAACCGAACTGACGTCCCTTCCGGTGTGCGGTCCACACCGTGGAGAGAACTCGCCTCCCGCCATGCCCTCCTCCCGCTGCGGATCTTCCTCGGCCTGACCTTCGTCTACGCGGGCCTCGACAAACTGACCACCCCGGGCTTCTTCGCCGCCTCCGGCTCCGGCTCGATCGGCGAGCAGATGCACGGCGTGCGCGACACCGCCGCGATCCCGGCCCTGGTGGACCTCACGCTGAAGGCCCCCGCCGGTTTCGGCTACGCCATCGCCCTCGGGGAGCTCCTGGTAGGCCTGGGCGTGCTCGCCGGGCTGCTGACCCGGATCGCGGCCGCGGGCGGTGCGCTGATCTCACTGAGCCTGTGGCTGACGGTGTCCTGGGCCGTGACCCCTTACTACTACGGCAACGACCTGGTGTATCTGATGGCGTGGATCCCGCTGGTGCTGGCCGGGGCGCCCTACTGGTCCCTCGACCGGCTGATCCGGTCGCGCCGGTCCCGCCGTACCGCGTAG
- a CDS encoding class II aldolase/adducin family protein → MPEQPVPVPVPVDRLAFEMPPVHADPAEERTHRKERLAGALRLLGRLGYEDGVAGHVSARDPEFEDCHWVNPFGRAFAGLGPEDLLLVDGDGRVVRGGRRVNQLAFAVHAAVHRARPEVVAVVRTQGPYGRALACLGELLAPVSQEACAFYEDHALLDEYLGAEDPARVARALGPYKALILRNRGLLTVGGSVDAAVWWFVAAERAAQVQLIARAAGKPVLIDHHGAVATRERFGGDLAAWASYQPLWQTVADGAGPVASTS, encoded by the coding sequence ATGCCGGAGCAGCCCGTACCCGTGCCCGTGCCGGTGGACCGGCTGGCGTTCGAGATGCCGCCCGTGCACGCGGACCCGGCCGAGGAGCGCACCCACCGCAAGGAGCGGCTCGCGGGGGCGCTGCGGCTGCTGGGGCGGCTCGGGTACGAGGACGGGGTCGCGGGACACGTCAGCGCCCGGGACCCGGAGTTCGAGGACTGCCACTGGGTCAACCCCTTCGGCCGGGCCTTCGCCGGGCTCGGCCCCGAGGACCTGCTGCTGGTCGACGGAGACGGGCGGGTGGTGCGGGGCGGGCGGCGGGTGAACCAGCTGGCCTTCGCCGTGCACGCGGCCGTGCACCGGGCGCGCCCGGAGGTGGTCGCCGTGGTCCGCACCCAGGGCCCCTACGGCAGGGCGCTGGCCTGCCTGGGCGAGCTGCTGGCTCCCGTCAGCCAGGAGGCCTGCGCCTTCTACGAGGACCACGCGCTCCTCGACGAGTACCTGGGCGCGGAGGACCCGGCGCGGGTCGCGCGGGCGCTGGGCCCGTACAAGGCGCTGATCCTGCGCAACCGGGGGCTGCTGACGGTCGGCGGGTCGGTGGACGCGGCCGTGTGGTGGTTCGTCGCGGCGGAGCGGGCGGCGCAGGTGCAGCTGATCGCGCGGGCCGCCGGGAAGCCGGTGCTCATCGACCACCACGGGGCGGTCGCCACGCGGGAGCGGTTCGGGGGAGACCTGGCCGCCTGGGCGAGCTACCAGCCGCTCTGGCAGACGGTCGCGGACGGCGCCGGACCCGTGGCGTCAACATCATGA